A window of Photobacterium sp. GJ3 contains these coding sequences:
- the phoB gene encoding phosphate regulon transcriptional regulator PhoB, with amino-acid sequence MVKRILVVEDEAPIREMLCFVLEQKGYQAIEAEDYDSALEKINEPFPELILLDWMLPGGSGINLIKHLKRDEVTRNIPVVMLTARGEEEDKVRGLEVGADDYITKPFSPKELMARLKAVMRRVSPTSLDDVIDVQGLKLDPVSHRVTSNDEPLDMGPTEFKMLHFFMTHQERVYSREQLLNNVWGTNVYVEDRTVDVHIRRLRKALESGGHDKMVQTVRGAGYRFSTRI; translated from the coding sequence ATGGTTAAACGGATTCTTGTGGTTGAGGATGAAGCACCAATCCGCGAAATGTTGTGCTTTGTACTGGAACAGAAAGGCTATCAGGCCATTGAAGCGGAAGATTACGATTCAGCACTGGAAAAGATCAACGAACCTTTTCCTGAGCTGATCCTGCTCGACTGGATGTTACCGGGCGGCTCCGGGATCAACCTGATCAAGCACCTCAAGCGTGATGAAGTCACCCGGAACATCCCGGTTGTGATGCTGACGGCTCGCGGTGAGGAAGAAGATAAAGTCCGCGGACTGGAAGTGGGTGCGGATGACTACATCACCAAGCCTTTCTCTCCGAAAGAGCTGATGGCACGTTTGAAAGCGGTGATGCGTCGTGTATCTCCGACATCGCTGGATGATGTGATTGACGTGCAGGGGCTGAAACTCGATCCGGTGTCGCACCGCGTGACGTCGAATGATGAGCCGCTGGACATGGGACCAACAGAGTTCAAGATGCTGCATTTCTTTATGACGCATCAGGAGCGGGTTTACAGCCGTGAGCAGCTGCTGAACAATGTCTGGGGCACCAATGTGTATGTGGAAGACCGGACGGTTGACGTTCATATCCGCCGACTGCGCAAAGCGTTGGAGTCAGGCGGTCACGATAAAATGGTGCAGACTGTGCGCGGCGCAGGGTACCGCTTTTCCACAAGGATTTAA
- the phoR gene encoding phosphate regulon sensor histidine kinase PhoR, which translates to MVERLSWKKLVRELAFFYLPWVILGLIFGDMPWFLLAASWILLGWHCHNQLKMSHWLWTDRSLTPPSGSGSWEPLFNGIYRLQQRNRRRRRELATLIRRFRNGAESLPDAVVVFRSEGNIVWCNKLAQDQLGLRWPDDAGQPVSNLLRSPDFVRYLARQDFEDPLEITSPLNYDRTLELRIMRYTEGEYLMVVRDVSQLKQLEGMRRNFFANVSHELRTPMTVLQGYLEMSRDPEMLIGPMWEKAHGVMTEQLTRMNSLVEQLLTLSKIEAAPNLELDERVDVPAMLDVLEKEAISLSGDKDQVFEFEVDEALHVLGDADQLRSAISNLVYNAVKHTPPQCKVSVRWFLSSKGPRLEVTDTGSGIEPQHIHRLTERFYRVDKARSRETGGSGLGLAIVKHALSHHDTFLEIQSVVGEGSTFSFTLPQRLVAKAA; encoded by the coding sequence ATGGTAGAACGTTTGTCCTGGAAAAAGCTGGTCAGAGAACTGGCTTTTTTTTATTTGCCCTGGGTAATTCTGGGCCTGATCTTCGGCGATATGCCTTGGTTTTTGCTGGCTGCCAGCTGGATCTTGCTGGGCTGGCATTGCCACAACCAGCTGAAAATGTCGCACTGGCTTTGGACGGACCGGAGTCTGACACCGCCGTCCGGTTCCGGCAGCTGGGAACCGCTGTTTAACGGCATTTATCGCTTACAGCAACGGAACCGCCGTCGTCGCCGGGAACTGGCAACCCTGATCCGTCGATTCCGCAACGGGGCAGAATCCCTGCCGGATGCCGTGGTGGTCTTTCGCAGTGAAGGCAATATTGTCTGGTGTAATAAGCTGGCTCAGGATCAACTGGGTTTACGCTGGCCGGATGATGCCGGTCAGCCAGTCAGCAACCTGCTGCGGAGCCCGGATTTTGTGCGTTATCTGGCGCGTCAGGATTTTGAGGATCCGCTGGAAATCACTTCTCCGCTGAATTACGACCGCACCCTCGAGCTGCGGATTATGCGTTACACCGAAGGGGAATACCTGATGGTGGTGCGGGATGTATCTCAGCTGAAACAGCTGGAAGGCATGCGCCGCAATTTCTTTGCTAACGTTTCTCACGAGCTGCGTACGCCGATGACGGTCCTGCAGGGGTATCTGGAAATGTCCCGTGATCCGGAAATGCTGATCGGTCCGATGTGGGAAAAAGCCCATGGTGTGATGACGGAGCAGCTCACCCGGATGAATTCGCTGGTTGAGCAACTGCTGACGCTGTCTAAAATCGAAGCGGCACCGAACCTGGAACTGGATGAGCGTGTCGATGTGCCCGCCATGCTGGATGTTCTGGAGAAAGAAGCGATCTCGCTCAGTGGTGATAAAGATCAGGTGTTTGAGTTTGAGGTGGATGAAGCACTGCATGTTCTGGGCGATGCGGACCAGCTGCGCAGTGCCATTTCAAACCTGGTGTACAACGCGGTGAAGCACACGCCGCCGCAGTGTAAAGTCAGTGTGCGCTGGTTCCTGTCATCAAAAGGGCCGCGCCTGGAAGTGACCGACACGGGCAGTGGGATCGAACCGCAACATATTCATCGTCTGACCGAGCGCTTTTACCGGGTTGATAAAGCCCGTTCCCGCGAAACCGGGGGCAGTGGCCTCGGACTGGCGATCGTGAAACATGCTCTCAGCCATCATGACACATTCTTAGAAATTCAAAGTGTGGTGGGAGAAGGCAGTACATTTTCGTTCACATTGCCGCAGCGACTGGTTGCGAAAGCCGCCTGA